A window of Pedobacter lusitanus contains these coding sequences:
- a CDS encoding type II secretion system protein GspD, whose amino-acid sequence MKNKFSEYRITSIFFFCLFFAFIGRVNAQDNNAERLKLIDERLRTVSVTVPGLNQKVQLAMSGASAQEFLRALAQANNLNINVDPQLNFKVYNNFRNETAINILLFLAKEYDLDINIIGSIMSVTKVVSPRAIFVPKEIKVTYNPENDKLGFELNDDSLRLVAKKISQLSQKNVVVPINLLGKKVTAFIAAAPFETALEKMAYANELKLNKTNDNVYIFQPLSEGEELYISGDNATAVKRNNKPTMSGGNGAPQGNFNVSGRKDAAGQKLISVDALNTPILDLIKSTSIEAGVNYFIYSDIKGNITTHLNNISYDNFLTALLQGTEYTFKKDAGVYLLGERKLEGLRATRIVQLQHRSIDTIQVMIPSEWKRGVEIKEFREQNTLLLSGSAPQINEIENYIKQIDRVVPMVLIEVTLVDVRKGKAVKTGISAGVDATKKPGGTVLSGLDYTFGSRSINDLLSRIGSNSSVNLGRVTPNFYVTLSALETSNNVEIRSVPKLSTLNGHKATLSIGSSRYYSQSTQNVIPSLNAQTVVTQQFTEVNANLEIDIRPIVSGDDQVTLNIGVNISDFIGNPPLNAPPPKSTSKFTSIIRAKNEDMIVLGGLERTESSETGSGIPLLSRIPILKWLFSSREKSNSKVVTLVFIKPTIMY is encoded by the coding sequence ATGAAAAATAAATTTTCTGAATACCGAATTACCTCTATTTTCTTTTTCTGTCTTTTTTTTGCTTTTATCGGACGTGTGAATGCACAGGACAATAATGCCGAAAGGTTAAAGCTGATTGATGAACGACTGCGTACCGTATCGGTAACTGTCCCTGGCTTAAACCAAAAGGTACAGCTTGCGATGTCCGGCGCTTCTGCTCAGGAGTTCTTAAGAGCACTCGCTCAGGCCAATAATTTAAATATCAATGTAGATCCACAACTCAATTTTAAAGTCTATAATAACTTTAGAAACGAGACTGCGATTAATATATTGTTGTTCCTGGCAAAAGAATATGATCTGGATATAAATATTATCGGGTCAATTATGTCGGTCACTAAAGTAGTATCACCAAGGGCTATTTTTGTGCCTAAGGAAATTAAGGTGACTTATAATCCTGAAAATGATAAGCTTGGCTTTGAATTGAATGATGACAGTTTAAGACTGGTCGCGAAAAAAATTAGCCAGCTTTCACAGAAAAATGTAGTTGTGCCCATTAATTTGCTTGGGAAAAAAGTTACGGCTTTTATCGCAGCTGCGCCATTTGAAACAGCACTGGAGAAAATGGCTTATGCAAATGAGCTCAAATTGAATAAAACCAATGATAATGTATACATCTTTCAGCCATTGAGCGAAGGGGAAGAATTATATATCAGCGGAGATAATGCAACTGCGGTTAAAAGAAATAATAAACCAACCATGAGCGGGGGCAATGGAGCTCCGCAGGGCAATTTTAATGTCTCAGGACGTAAGGATGCTGCCGGACAGAAATTAATTAGCGTGGATGCGTTGAATACGCCCATTCTGGATTTGATTAAGTCGACCTCTATTGAAGCCGGAGTCAATTATTTTATTTATTCGGACATCAAAGGAAATATTACTACCCATCTGAATAACATCAGTTACGATAATTTTCTGACTGCACTGTTACAGGGTACTGAATATACATTTAAAAAAGATGCCGGCGTTTATTTACTGGGTGAAAGGAAGCTGGAAGGATTAAGGGCAACACGCATCGTGCAATTGCAGCACCGTTCTATTGATACGATCCAGGTCATGATTCCATCTGAATGGAAACGTGGTGTTGAAATTAAAGAATTCAGAGAACAGAATACTTTGCTCTTATCTGGCTCTGCACCGCAGATTAATGAAATAGAGAATTATATCAAACAGATTGACAGAGTTGTACCGATGGTACTCATTGAAGTTACGCTGGTTGATGTTCGTAAAGGTAAAGCTGTAAAAACGGGGATTTCCGCGGGGGTAGATGCTACAAAAAAACCAGGCGGAACTGTGCTTTCCGGACTTGATTATACTTTTGGGTCCAGGTCAATTAATGATTTGCTTTCCAGAATTGGAAGTAACAGTTCGGTCAATCTGGGAAGGGTAACACCTAATTTTTATGTAACACTGAGTGCACTGGAAACGAGTAACAATGTAGAAATCCGGTCGGTACCGAAATTATCTACTTTGAATGGACATAAAGCAACTTTAAGTATTGGTAGTTCCAGATATTATAGTCAGAGCACACAAAACGTAATTCCCTCGTTAAATGCTCAGACTGTAGTGACGCAGCAGTTTACAGAAGTAAATGCCAATCTGGAAATTGATATCAGGCCAATAGTTTCCGGCGATGACCAGGTTACACTGAATATTGGCGTAAATATCTCTGACTTTATCGGGAATCCACCGTTAAATGCTCCGCCACCAAAGTCTACGAGTAAGTTTACTTCTATTATACGTGCAAAAAATGAGGATATGATCGTGCTTGGCGGACTGGAACGTACTGAAAGTAGTGAAACTGGGTCAGGCATTCCTCTTTTATCAAGAATACCTATCCTGAAATGGCTCTTTAGCAGCAGGGAAAAATCCAATAGTAAGGTAGTTACTTTAGTCTTTATCAAACCTACAATCATGTATTAA